The Streptomyces sp. TLI_105 DNA segment ATCCAGGTGCACAGCTCCTCGGTGACGGCCGTGTGCGCGGTGGTGGTGGACGAGCAGAGGAAGTCGTCCAGTTCGCTCTCGTCCGGGCTCAGTTGGTCGATGTTCGCGTACAGGTCGTCCTGCTTGTCGATGTCGCGGACCGAGACCGCGCTGACCGAGGGGACGAAGCACACGTCCTCGTGCCGCAGGTCCACCGTGCCGCCGAGCTTCTCCATCGTGTCGGCGAGGATCCTGTAGGTGTGCAGGGTTCCGCCGGGCGCGCCGTCCACTTCCGGGAAGCCGTCGGTCGTGATGGTCTTGTCGGCCTTGGGGAACCGGCGGTTGAGGTAGGCGGCCGTCACGTCGTCGCCCTGGGCCTGGGTGTAGAAGGTGGTGCCCGGGTAGATCCCGTCGATCCGCAGCGCGACCTCACCGGGCTTCACGTCCGGCAGACCGATGCCGTCGGCGCGGCCGTTCGCCACACCGATCAGCCGCGGGATCCGCGGCCACCCGCCGAGCCGCTCCAGGGCGGCCAGGAACTCCGTGCGCTCCGGGGCGACGCCGGTCTTGCCGGTGTCCTTGTCGTAGTGCTGCCACAGCATCTGGCGCGCGGCCGGGCTGTTCATCTGTCGTGCGAAGTCGTTCGGGAACGGGATGAAGTGGGAGAACGCCTGCACGCCGACCGGAATGGAGGCGCCGCGGTGCGGGCTGTCGTAGGAGAAGTACAGCCCGGTCCGGTGGTCCATGCGCTGGATCTCCAGGCGGGCGAGCGCGTAGCGGGTGACGATGCCGCCCATGCTGAAGCCGCCGACGGCCAGGCGGGCGTCGCCGTGCTGCTCGGCGATGGTCCGCATGATGGCGGCCTCGGCCGCCTGCGCGTTGTCGAGGATCGACGCGCTGCGCTCGTCGAAGCCCAGCAGGATCACGTCCCTGCCGCGCCGGCGAAGCTCGCTGACGAACGGGAAGGCGCCGTTCTCCAGCCCGTGGTAGAGGACGTCGAGCTTGCTCCGGCCGAGGTTGAAGCCGTCGGCCATGATCACGGGCCGTACGAGGCCGCCGTTGCTGCCCTCACCGCGGAAGACCCAGGCGAAGCCGTTGGGCAGGATCCATTCCTCGTGCTCCGGCACCGCGATCGTCCCGGCGGGTTCGGCGAGCAGTGGATCGGCGAGAGTGAACGAACCGACGTTGGGCTCGGCCGTCTCGGACATGCTCATCCTCCTGATGTGTGTGGTGGGTCGGACGACGCCATCATGGGGGATGATTCGGGCGAATCACTCCTTGGAGTTGCGGAGTTCACCACATCTGGTGGAGCACGGAGAGGAAGCGTTTGACGCGCGCCGCACGTGCCATTGTCCTGTTCTCGTCGCTGGTGAGGCCGTCGTCTCGGACGAGGTTCTTGGGGTTGGCGACGGCGAGGGCGACGGCGAGGCCGGCGGCCTTGGCGGGGCTGAAGCGGTCGATGGCCTTCATTCAGCCGGGCGGCCGGCTCGTACGACCTTCCCTGGAACGGTCCTTCCACTGTTTGACGCCCAGGAGCAGGAAGAGGACGCCGAGAGCGAGTCTGCGCCACAGGGTCGGGGTCACGCCCCCCGGCGGCGCGCTCGGCGGCTCCCTCGCCGACGTCGGCATCGACGACGACTTCATCGGAAGCGTCCGGGGCGAGGTGAGCCGGGCACCTCCGCCCTCTTCCTCCTCACCTCCGACGCCGTCCTCGACCGCGTCCACGAGGCCCTCCCGGCCGGCAACGCAGAACTGATCCGCAGCAACCTCTCCAAGGACGACGAGGAGCACGCCCAGAACCAGTGTTCCCGCAGGTCAGAGGGCATGGAAGGCCTCAGGTGCCGGGTGATCCCCGAGTTTATGGCGCGGGTTCGATTCCCGTCATCCGCTCTTCTTACGAAGCCCCGGGTCAGCGACCTGGGGCTTCGTCGTCGTCCGGGGCGGTGCCGGCCTACGGGCCCGCGGGATGGGGGAGTTCGGCGAGGAGGATCTCGGTGGCCTGGGTGACGTTGTCGGCGCGGACCGCGCGGGCCATGGCCGTGCGGGCGGCCTCGGGCGTCGTGTTCGGCGGGACGACCATGAGGGCGAAGTGGTCGTTGTCGCCCCGGGTGATCAGGACGGTGTCGTCGCCGACGGGGAAGGAGTCGAGGTGTACGACCCGGCCGTCGACGATGAGGCGGGCCGGAATGCCGTTCCAGGCGGAGGCATCCAGGCCGACCCGGGTGACGGGGCCGAGGTGCTCGATCAGGGCGGTGACCAGCGGCGGGACCTCCTGCTCGACGTCACGCGAGCGTGGCCACCACGCGCCGTCGAGGATGCTCTGCCGGGACCCCGTGGTCTCCAGTCGGAGCAGGGCGGTGCCGGGGCCGACGGACCGGTGGACCTCGTCCGGCAGGAGGCGCGGAGGTGTGGGGCCGTGAGGGGAAATGCCTGCGTCGGTCATGATCGGTCCGCCCGTCCACGGGGTGCTTCGCCGCCGTCCCTCGGTGGCGGCGGGCGCCGGGCCGACGGGCGGGGCGGCGGCCCCGTTCTTTCACCGTACTCCGGCAGGGCGCGCGGACGCGCCGCTCCCGGTGCGGAGCCGTTCGGCACCGGCCTCGTCGGACGTACGGTGGACGTACCGGGACGCGTCCATCCCGCTCGGGTCGTTCGCGGACGCGTCCCCCGGTGCGGAAAGGACGGTGCCGCCTTGGACCGCAACGAACCAGAAGCCCTGCCTCCGCCGGGCCACGCGGAGATCCGCGTCGTGGCCGCCACCCCGGACACCGCCCGCAGGGTGGCCGAGGTCCTCCGCCGCTGCTTCGCCGGCGAGGAGCAGCGCAGTTATCCCGCCCCGGGCGGAGGCACCCGTCTCCACCTCACCGTCGACACCGCCCACCCCGCCGAACCGGCCCGGTCCTGGCTGTCCACCAGCAGGCCCCCGAGCGGCACCGGGCCCCACGCCGAGGAACCCTGACCGGCCCTCCGCCCGGCGGGCACGCGTGGCGGCTCCCGCCGCTGCGGCGCATCCTGGAAGCCGCACCGCGGTGCCGTCGGGCCCGGGCGCACGACGGCCCCGGACCAGGCCGCTGGCCCGTCGGCCGCTTGGAGGCTCCGGATGACCCTCGGACGCCATGAGGACCGGGGCCACGAGCGCTCGGAGAGCTTCGGAGAGATGCTGCTGGGCGGGCTCCTGGACCACGCCCACGCGCTGCCGCCCGACCGGGTGGGGCCGGCCCTCGCCGACGCGGTCGCCCAGATCGACGGCCGGGGGACGCAGATCCTGCTCCAGGACTACAGGCAGCAGAAGCTGGCCCCCTCGCCGGAGAAGGGCTGGAAGACGGCGAGCCCCTGCCCATCGACGGTTCGGCGGCCGGCCGGTGCTTCCTCACCGCACGGCCGGTCGAGGTTCCGTCGGCCGACGGAACGCGGGTGCACGTGCCGCTGCTGGACGGCGGCGACCAGGCCGGTGTCCTGGCCGTCACCCCGGACACGATCGACGACGACGACCGCCGTATCCTGCGCAGGCTCGCCGGCGTGCTCGCCGGCCTCCTGCAGACCAAGAACGACTACACCGACCTCTTCTCCCGCACCCGCCGCGGAGATCCAGTGGTCGCTCCTGCCGCCGCCGGCCATGTCGATGCCGCGCGTGGCGGTCGCCGGAGTCCTGGAACCCGCCTACGACGTGGCCGGCGACAGCTTCGACTACGCCCTGAACGGCGACGTCCTCCACCTCGCCATGATCGACGCCATGGTCACGGCCTGGACGCCGCGACCATGGCGACCGTCGCCATCGGCGCGTACCGGCACGCCCGCCGCACCGGCGTCGAGCTCTCCGAGATCCACCTCTTCATGGACCGGGCCGTCGCCGAACAGTTCGCCCCCGACCACTTCGTCACCGCGCAGATGCTGCGGCTCGACACCGGCACCGGCCGCCTCCAGTGGGTCAACGCCGGACGCCCCGCCCCCGTGCTGATCCGCGACCACCGCGTCGTACGCCGCCTGAACAGCCCCACCACCCTGCCCGTCGGCTTCGGCGGAGACCAGCCGCAGGTCAGCGAGGCGGCACTCGCGCCCGGGGGCCGGATCCTCTGCTTCACCGACGGCCTGATCGAGGAACACGAGAACGGGCGAGAGGAGTTCGGCGAGGAGCAGCTGATCGACCGGGTCCACCGACTGGACCGAACCGACCGGGGCGTACGGGCCGTGGCACGCGACCTGTCCCACATACTCCGGCGGGCCCGCGGCGGGGTCACCACCGACGACGCGACGCTCGTCCTCGGCGAGTGGCGCGGACGGGGGTGACGGGGACCCGGCGCGTCCGGCTCCGCCGCGGAGTACGTTGAAGGTACCGGGAGCACCTCGTACACCCGCCGCCACGCGGACGTCGTTCCCGGCGATCACTAGTACTGCAACGGTCTTTGACCTGATGGTTGGGCAGTTTCTGGTGGTGTGTGGCCGCGTCGTTGGTAGTGGCTGAGACGAGCTTGGTATTGGCGTCGGCGTCGCCAGGTCGACCAGTGCAGGACATGGTCGACCGAGGCCGGCCGGCGGTGGGTGAGGTGGTGGATCAGCCGTCTGAGCTCGGGAAGGCTGAGGGGGACGAGGCCGGAGGATCCGTTTCTGCTTTGTCGGCGTCGAGTTCGCGGGCCCGCAGGGCGGTGAGGCAGGCGTGGGCGGCCATGGCCAGGGTGATGTGGCGGTGCCAGCCGGGGTAGCGGCGGACCTGGTAGTCGTCCAGGCCGCATTCCTGCTTCGCGCTCTGGAAGCACTCCTCGACCGCCCACCGGGCCCCGGCGACACAGATCAGCTGGTCAAGTGTGGTGTCGGCGGGGCAGTAGGCGATGTAGTAGGAGATCTCCTGGGGCCGGCTCACGCTGCGGCGGGCGATCACCCAGTGCCGCCGGTCCTCCCGGTGCCAGGGCCGGACCTCGACCCTGGCCCAGTCGAACACCCGCGGCCCGTGGGCCCCGTTCCCGCAGGATCGGCGCTTCCACTTCTGCCTCGGCAGCTCGTGGAACAGGTCGTGGACGGGATGATCGATGGCCCAGCGGGTCACGACGGTGTCGTGGCGGGTGGTGGCCATGACGTGGAAGACGTCCGCCCGTTCCAGCTCGGTCCGCCAGCTCTTGGAATAGCCATAGCCGGCGTCCGCGGTGACCCACCGGAACGGAATCTTTTCCTCGATCGCCCGGCGGACCATGGCCCGGGCGATGGCGACCTTGGTCTCGAAAACGACCGTGTCGCCGATGCCGGCCCGCCGGCAGCGTTCGCGGTCGTCGGTCCAGGACGCCGGCAGGTAGAGACGCCGGTCGATCAGGGTGCGGCCGCGGCCGGCGGCATAGGCGAGGAACACGCCGACCTGGCAGTTCTCCGTCCGGCCCGCGGTTCCGGAGTACTGGCGCTGGACCCCGGCCGACCGGATCCCCTTCTTCAGGAAGCCGGTGTCGTCCACGATCAGCACCGCCTGCGGGTTGCCGAGATGCTCGACGACGTACTCGCGGACATCGTCCAGGACCTCGTCCGCGTCCCAGTCGATCCGGTTCAGCAGCCGGTGGATCCGGTCCGGGCCCGCATGCCCGGCCTCCTCGGCAAGCGTCCAGCCGTTCTTCCGCTCGAGTGGAGCGACCAGGCCCCGCATATACGCCAGCGCCGACTCACGCGGCTCCGACCTGGCAAAACGGTGCACGAACCGCTCATGCAGAGCCCTCAGTTCACCCGCCCCCGACCGGGCATCAGCAAGTTCCCCACCCATGAACACACCAACGAATGACCTGGCCACCAGTCACGGCAAACACCGTTGCAGTACTAGAGATCGTCTTCAAAGGGGTCAGATCCAGAGCAGGATTGAGGCGATGGTGACGGCAGCCTGGTAGGACTCGCGGGTTTTGTCGTAGCGGGTGGCCAAGCCGCGCCATTGCTTCAACCGGTTGAAGCAGCGTTCGACTACGTTGCGGAGGCGGTAGATCCGCCGGTCGAAAGCGGGTGGCCGGCCGCCGTGCGAGCCCCGGTTGAGGCGCCCGAGGGCCTGGTCGACGCGTTCGGGGATCGTGTGGGTGATGCCGCGTCGTCGCAGGTAGCGGCGGATCTTCCGGGAGCTGTAGCCCTTGTCGGCGATGACGTGGTCGGGCCGGGTGCGCGGACGGCCCGGCCCGTTGCGGGGAACGCGGATCGACTCCAGGACGGCTTCGAACCGGGTGCAGTCGTTCGCGTTGCCGCCCGAGAGGACGAAGCCGAGCGGGCGCCCTCGCCCGTCGCAGGCCAGGTGGAGCTTGGTGCTCAGTCCGCCACGGGATCGGCCGAGGGCGTGATCACCCGCTTCGTCCCCGTCTCGTGCCCCCTTTTGCCGCCGGTGGCGTGCTGGTGGGCCCGCACGATCGTGGAGTCGACCGAGACCAGCCAGTCGAGGTCCCCGGCCGTGTCCTTCTCCGCCTGGACCTGCCGCAGTACCCGGGAGAACGTGCCGTCCAGGGCCCACCTGCGGAACCGGGTGTACAGGGTCTGCCAGGAGCCGTACCGCTCGGGCACGTCCCGCCAGGCCGAGCCGGTCCGTAGCTTCCACACGATCCCGTTCAGCACCAACCGGTCGTCCGTGCGGGGCCGGCCCGCGGTCCCCGAACTCGGCAGGAACCGTGACAGCACAGCCCACTCGGCATCCGAGAGCTCATGACGACGCACCATGGCCGACATGATCTCTCATCACTTGATCAGCTTTGAAGACACCCCCTAGCCCGTGGCCGCAGAACTCGGCTTCCAGAAGGACCACGTCCTGG contains these protein-coding regions:
- a CDS encoding triacylglycerol lipase, whose translation is MSETAEPNVGSFTLADPLLAEPAGTIAVPEHEEWILPNGFAWVFRGEGSNGGLVRPVIMADGFNLGRSKLDVLYHGLENGAFPFVSELRRRGRDVILLGFDERSASILDNAQAAEAAIMRTIAEQHGDARLAVGGFSMGGIVTRYALARLEIQRMDHRTGLYFSYDSPHRGASIPVGVQAFSHFIPFPNDFARQMNSPAARQMLWQHYDKDTGKTGVAPERTEFLAALERLGGWPRIPRLIGVANGRADGIGLPDVKPGEVALRIDGIYPGTTFYTQAQGDDVTAAYLNRRFPKADKTITTDGFPEVDGAPGGTLHTYRILADTMEKLGGTVDLRHEDVCFVPSVSAVSVRDIDKQDDLYANIDQLSPDESELDDFLCSSTTTAHTAVTEELCTWIMDRLPD
- a CDS encoding DUF5994 family protein translates to MTDAGISPHGPTPPRLLPDEVHRSVGPGTALLRLETTGSRQSILDGAWWPRSRDVEQEVPPLVTALIEHLGPVTRVGLDASAWNGIPARLIVDGRVVHLDSFPVGDDTVLITRGDNDHFALMVVPPNTTPEAARTAMARAVRADNVTQATEILLAELPHPAGP
- a CDS encoding IS701 family transposase, whose translation is MGGELADARSGAGELRALHERFVHRFARSEPRESALAYMRGLVAPLERKNGWTLAEEAGHAGPDRIHRLLNRIDWDADEVLDDVREYVVEHLGNPQAVLIVDDTGFLKKGIRSAGVQRQYSGTAGRTENCQVGVFLAYAAGRGRTLIDRRLYLPASWTDDRERCRRAGIGDTVVFETKVAIARAMVRRAIEEKIPFRWVTADAGYGYSKSWRTELERADVFHVMATTRHDTVVTRWAIDHPVHDLFHELPRQKWKRRSCGNGAHGPRVFDWARVEVRPWHREDRRHWVIARRSVSRPQEISYYIAYCPADTTLDQLICVAGARWAVEECFQSAKQECGLDDYQVRRYPGWHRHITLAMAAHACLTALRARELDADKAETDPPASSPSAFPSSDG
- a CDS encoding IS5 family transposase (programmed frameshift) — protein: MVRRHELSDAEWAVLSRFLPSSGTAGRPRTDDRLVLNGIVWKLRTGSAWRDVPERYGSWQTLYTRFRRWALDGTFSRVLRQVQAEKDTAGDLDWLVSVDSTIVRAHQHATGGKRGHENGDEAGDHALGRSRGGLSTKLHLACDGRGRPLGFVLSGGNANDCTRFEAVLESIRVPRNGPGRPRTRPDHVIADKGYSSRKIRRYLRRRGITHTIPERVDQALGRLNRGSHGGRPPAFDRRIYRLRNVVERCFNRLKQWRGLATRYDKTRESYQAAVTIASILLWI